A single window of Pseudarthrobacter psychrotolerans DNA harbors:
- a CDS encoding phosphoadenylyl-sulfate reductase yields MIAESGAAELGWDAPARDVIAWVERNFDLSAVAVACSMADAVLPALVADQMPGVDVLFLETGYHFPETYATRDEVVANLRVNVVDVLPENTVEQQDRLLGKDLFARDAAQCCALRKVAPLRRTLAGYELWFTGVRRDEAPTRTNTPLVTWDDVNGLVKVNPVAAWTFDQLVQYSDDNLLPVNPLLSQGYPSIGCQPCTRKVAPGDDPRAGRWAGTDKTECGLHV; encoded by the coding sequence GTGATCGCCGAGTCCGGCGCCGCCGAGCTCGGCTGGGACGCCCCGGCCCGCGACGTGATCGCCTGGGTGGAGCGCAACTTCGACCTGTCCGCGGTGGCCGTCGCGTGCTCCATGGCCGACGCCGTCCTGCCGGCACTGGTCGCGGACCAGATGCCTGGCGTCGACGTCCTGTTCCTGGAGACCGGCTACCACTTCCCGGAAACCTACGCCACACGTGATGAGGTGGTCGCGAACCTCCGCGTCAACGTGGTGGACGTGCTCCCGGAGAACACCGTGGAACAGCAGGACCGGCTCCTTGGCAAGGACCTCTTTGCCCGCGACGCCGCCCAGTGCTGCGCCCTCCGCAAGGTGGCCCCGCTGCGCCGCACCCTGGCCGGCTACGAACTCTGGTTCACCGGCGTCCGCCGCGACGAGGCCCCCACCCGGACCAACACCCCGCTGGTGACCTGGGACGACGTCAACGGCCTGGTCAAGGTCAACCCGGTGGCCGCGTGGACGTTCGACCAGCTGGTCCAGTACTCCGACGACAACCTCCTACCCGTCAACCCGCTGCTTTCCCAGGGTTACCCCTCCATTGGCTGCCAGCCCTGCACCCGCAAGGTGGCGCCCGGAGACGACCCCCGCGCCGGCCGCTGGGCAGGCACCGACAAGACAGAATGCGGACTACACGTATGA
- a CDS encoding ABC transporter ATP-binding protein → MPVVLENLGKRFGDGAPVLDDVNANIGAGEFVALLGASGCGKSTLLNIMAGLEVPTSGALEVPSDGAAFMFQDAALFPWLTARENIELALKLRGVGKSERRIKADELLDLVHLGEAGDKRPHELSGGMRQRVALARALSQDRQLLLMDEPFAALDAITRDLLHDELERIWKETGRTIVFVTHNVREAVRLGQRVLLLSSRPGRVVQEWAVSEEHRTDAGLAGQLTGVITARLREEIRRHAK, encoded by the coding sequence ATGCCAGTCGTACTGGAAAACCTGGGCAAGCGCTTCGGCGACGGCGCCCCGGTGCTGGACGACGTCAACGCCAATATCGGCGCGGGCGAATTCGTAGCCCTCCTCGGTGCGTCCGGCTGCGGCAAATCCACCCTGCTGAACATCATGGCGGGACTGGAGGTCCCGACGTCGGGCGCCCTTGAAGTGCCCAGCGACGGAGCAGCCTTTATGTTCCAGGACGCCGCGCTCTTCCCCTGGCTGACGGCGCGGGAAAACATCGAGCTGGCACTGAAGCTGCGCGGTGTGGGGAAATCTGAACGCCGGATCAAGGCCGATGAGCTGCTGGACCTTGTGCACCTCGGCGAGGCGGGGGACAAGCGTCCGCACGAGCTCTCCGGCGGCATGCGCCAGCGCGTGGCACTGGCCCGGGCCCTGTCGCAGGACCGGCAATTGCTGCTGATGGATGAGCCGTTCGCCGCGCTGGACGCCATCACCCGCGACCTCCTGCACGACGAGCTGGAACGCATCTGGAAGGAAACCGGGCGCACCATCGTTTTTGTCACCCACAACGTCCGCGAGGCCGTGCGGCTGGGCCAGCGTGTGCTGCTGCTGTCGTCCCGTCCCGGCCGAGTGGTCCAGGAGTGGGCTGTTTCCGAGGAACACCGAACCGACGCCGGCCTGGCCGGACAGCTGACCGGGGTCATCACCGCCCGGTTGCGGGAGGAGATTCGCCGCCATGCCAAATAA
- a CDS encoding nitrite/sulfite reductase — translation MTDTALAGASVDSAAAKRPARASRPAAKPHGQWKVDGKTPLNANETWKQEDDGLNVRERIDTIYSKDGFDAIPSQDLHGRFRWWGLYTQRKPGIDGGKTATLEPHELEDKYFMLRVRIDGGALTTEQLRVIGQISVDFGRDSADLTDRQNIQLHWIRVEDIPEIWKRLEGVGLSTTEACGDVPRVILGSPVAGIAKDEIIDPTPLIAELGERFIGNPLLSNLPRKYKTAITGHPSQDVVHEINDFGLVGMVHPELGAGYDLWVGGALSTNPMLAKRLGAFVRPEEAADVWLGVTSIFRDYGYRRMRTKARLKFLLADWGPAKFRQILEDEYLGYKLADGPAAPKPTTPGDHIGVHEQKDGKFFIGATPLAGRLSGAQLVKLADTLEARGSYRLRTTPHQKLVVLDVPKDNVEPLVAELDALGLSARPSVFRRGTIACTGIEYCKLAIVETKVTAATAVADLERRLADLAESGELPHALSLHINGCPNSCARIQTADIGLKGMMLPTPDGDPSPGFQVHLGGGLASNSREEAGLGRTVRGLKVYVEDLPDYVERVVRTFVAKRAEGQTFAEWAHAADEEALQ, via the coding sequence ATGACTGATACAGCTCTAGCCGGAGCGTCCGTGGACTCCGCCGCCGCCAAACGCCCCGCGCGTGCCTCCCGTCCCGCTGCAAAGCCGCACGGGCAGTGGAAAGTGGACGGCAAAACGCCGCTGAACGCCAACGAAACCTGGAAACAGGAAGACGACGGCCTCAACGTGCGCGAGCGTATCGATACCATCTACTCCAAGGACGGCTTCGACGCCATCCCCAGCCAGGACCTCCACGGACGCTTCCGCTGGTGGGGCCTGTACACCCAGCGCAAGCCCGGCATCGACGGCGGCAAGACCGCCACGCTTGAGCCGCACGAGCTGGAAGACAAGTACTTCATGCTCCGGGTCAGGATCGACGGCGGTGCGCTCACCACCGAGCAGCTGCGGGTCATCGGCCAGATATCCGTGGACTTCGGCCGGGATTCCGCCGACCTCACTGACCGCCAGAATATCCAGCTGCACTGGATCCGCGTGGAGGACATCCCCGAGATCTGGAAGCGGCTGGAAGGTGTTGGCCTGTCCACCACCGAGGCGTGCGGCGACGTGCCCCGTGTCATCCTGGGCTCCCCGGTGGCCGGCATCGCCAAGGACGAGATCATCGACCCCACGCCGCTCATCGCGGAGCTGGGGGAGCGGTTCATCGGCAACCCGCTGCTGTCCAACCTGCCGCGCAAGTACAAGACCGCCATCACCGGCCACCCCAGCCAGGACGTGGTCCACGAGATCAACGACTTCGGCCTGGTGGGCATGGTCCACCCCGAACTGGGCGCCGGCTACGACCTCTGGGTGGGCGGCGCGCTGTCCACCAACCCCATGCTGGCCAAGCGGCTCGGTGCGTTTGTTCGGCCGGAAGAGGCCGCAGATGTCTGGCTCGGAGTGACCAGCATCTTCCGTGACTATGGCTACCGCCGCATGCGCACCAAGGCCCGCCTGAAGTTCCTGCTGGCCGACTGGGGTCCGGCGAAATTCCGCCAGATCCTCGAGGACGAATACTTGGGCTACAAGCTGGCTGACGGCCCGGCCGCACCCAAGCCCACCACTCCGGGCGACCACATCGGCGTCCACGAGCAGAAGGACGGCAAGTTCTTCATCGGCGCCACCCCGCTGGCCGGCCGCCTGTCCGGCGCCCAGCTGGTCAAGCTCGCCGACACCCTCGAGGCCCGCGGCTCCTACCGACTGCGCACCACCCCGCACCAGAAACTCGTGGTGCTGGATGTCCCCAAGGACAACGTGGAGCCGCTGGTCGCCGAGCTCGATGCCCTGGGCCTGTCCGCCCGCCCGTCCGTGTTCCGCCGCGGCACCATCGCCTGCACCGGCATCGAATACTGCAAGCTGGCCATCGTGGAAACCAAGGTCACGGCCGCCACCGCCGTCGCCGACCTGGAACGCCGCCTGGCTGACCTCGCGGAGTCCGGCGAACTGCCGCACGCGCTGTCCCTGCACATCAACGGCTGCCCCAATTCCTGCGCCCGCATCCAGACCGCGGACATCGGGCTTAAGGGCATGATGCTTCCCACGCCCGACGGCGACCCCTCCCCGGGTTTCCAGGTCCACCTGGGCGGCGGGCTGGCTTCCAACAGCCGCGAAGAGGCAGGCTTGGGACGCACCGTCCGCGGCCTGAAGGTGTACGTCGAGGACCTGCCGGACTACGTGGAACGCGTCGTACGCACGTTCGTGGCTAAGCGCGCCGAAGGTCAGACCTTCGCCGAGTGGGCCCACGCGGCAGACGAGGAGGCCCTACAGTGA
- a CDS encoding TRIC cation channel family protein: MILPFDIDLVWLDLAGVFFFAVSGSLLAARKQFDLVGSLLLASLVSLGGGVIRDIILNTTPAAFSNPAYLVPPVLATVLVYFLYSSVQRYTSLLVLFDAGGLALFCITGTLKALALGMNPVAAVLLGVTTAVGGGLLRDITANEVPQLFNPRDLYALPAFSGAALTALLWVTGAFNVLTACAVAAVVFAFRVVAWRRSWYVPLAVHGWHRRGSGGGGADGAGSGSGGRRS; encoded by the coding sequence ATGATATTGCCGTTCGACATCGACCTGGTGTGGCTGGACCTGGCCGGGGTCTTCTTCTTCGCCGTCTCCGGATCCCTGTTGGCGGCGCGGAAACAGTTCGACCTAGTGGGGTCGCTGCTGCTGGCGTCCCTGGTTTCCCTCGGCGGCGGCGTCATCCGCGACATCATCCTCAACACCACGCCGGCCGCATTCTCCAACCCCGCGTACCTGGTTCCCCCGGTGCTGGCCACCGTCCTGGTGTATTTCCTGTACTCCAGCGTGCAGCGGTACACCTCGCTGCTGGTGCTGTTCGACGCCGGCGGGTTGGCCCTCTTCTGCATCACCGGAACGCTGAAGGCCCTGGCGCTGGGGATGAATCCGGTGGCTGCCGTGCTGCTCGGCGTGACCACGGCGGTGGGCGGCGGCCTGCTGCGGGACATCACCGCCAACGAGGTGCCCCAGCTGTTCAACCCCCGGGACCTCTACGCGCTGCCGGCCTTCAGCGGGGCGGCCCTGACCGCGCTGCTCTGGGTCACAGGGGCCTTCAACGTGCTGACGGCGTGCGCGGTGGCGGCCGTGGTGTTCGCTTTCCGCGTGGTTGCCTGGCGCCGGTCCTGGTATGTTCCGCTGGCAGTTCACGGCTGGCACCGGCGGGGCTCCGGCGGAGGCGGGGCGGATGGGGCTGGCAGCGGCTCGGGAGGACGCCGCAGTTAG
- a CDS encoding ABC transporter permease: MPNNQTPVAESNPLVEADENGISTSSITGQPETRKVHAALTRSSTGHEDLRELEAGLDSLQSDAARKHRIDWSRVLLPVAAIVVLVLIWQFYVSLGLKRRDLVPGPLDVLGQIGVLWGEAKLQEAVWTSLQRGLVGFLISVAIATPVGLLLAQVAPLRRAFGPLISGLQVLPSVAWVPAAIIWFGLTDATVYFVVFMGAIPSIINGLISGVDQIPPQYRRVGTVLGANRFQMAVQIILPAALPGYLSGLKQGWAFSWRSLMAAEIIAVGGTIGFGLGSMLNQGRDLADMTVVMAAILLILAVGILIELLVFAPIEKRLLRSRGLLAGSTR; the protein is encoded by the coding sequence ATGCCAAATAACCAAACTCCCGTCGCCGAGAGCAACCCGTTGGTCGAGGCTGACGAAAACGGGATTTCGACAAGCTCAATCACCGGACAGCCGGAAACCCGCAAAGTCCATGCCGCGCTGACCCGGTCTTCCACCGGGCATGAGGACCTGCGTGAGCTCGAGGCCGGGCTGGATTCGCTCCAGTCCGACGCCGCGCGCAAGCACCGGATCGACTGGAGCCGGGTGCTTCTGCCCGTCGCGGCCATAGTGGTCCTGGTACTGATCTGGCAGTTCTACGTCTCCCTGGGCCTCAAGCGCCGCGACCTGGTCCCTGGTCCGCTCGACGTCCTGGGCCAGATCGGCGTCCTCTGGGGCGAGGCCAAGCTCCAGGAAGCGGTGTGGACCTCGCTGCAGCGCGGGCTGGTCGGGTTCCTGATCAGCGTTGCCATCGCCACGCCGGTGGGGCTGCTGCTGGCCCAGGTTGCGCCGCTGCGCCGTGCCTTCGGGCCGCTGATTTCCGGCCTTCAGGTGCTGCCGTCCGTTGCCTGGGTGCCCGCTGCCATCATCTGGTTCGGCCTCACCGACGCCACCGTCTACTTCGTGGTCTTTATGGGTGCCATCCCCTCGATCATCAACGGGCTGATCTCCGGCGTGGACCAGATCCCGCCGCAGTACCGCCGCGTGGGCACGGTCCTGGGTGCCAACCGTTTCCAGATGGCCGTGCAGATCATCCTGCCTGCCGCGCTGCCCGGCTACCTCAGCGGACTCAAACAGGGCTGGGCGTTCTCCTGGCGGTCGCTCATGGCCGCGGAAATCATCGCCGTGGGCGGCACCATCGGCTTCGGCCTCGGCTCCATGCTGAACCAGGGCCGCGACCTGGCCGACATGACGGTTGTAATGGCTGCGATCCTGCTGATCCTGGCCGTCGGCATCCTCATCGAGCTGCTGGTGTTCGCGCCGATCGAGAAGCGCCTCCTCCGCAGCCGCGGCCTCCTCGCCGGCAGCACCCGCTAA
- a CDS encoding ABC transporter substrate-binding protein, with protein sequence MTRIVAGESAVPKRKRAIEAALAIGLVFLIAAGAVVASSISRNTAAEAAIPAPTPAAELKLGYFGNLTHAPALVGVKQGILARNLGDTKLSTETFNAGPAAIEALNAGAIDATYIGPNPAINSFVKSGGESVNIIAGAAAGGAQLVVRPGITSAADLKGKTLASPQLGGTQDVALRAWLGSQGYKTNVDGSGDVAINPTENAQTLKLFQDGKLDGAWLPEPWASRLVLQAGAKVLVDEKDLWDGSLAGKAGEFPTTILIVNKKFAAAHPDTVKALLRGHAESVAWLNDTPAAEKTAVINGALQESAGAALPADVLDRALQNVVFTVDPLAGTFPKLLEDGVKAGTTKQADITGLFDLRALNEVTGTAERVSAAGLGQD encoded by the coding sequence ATGACCCGCATTGTGGCAGGCGAAAGCGCAGTACCCAAGCGCAAGCGTGCCATCGAGGCAGCCCTGGCCATCGGGCTCGTCTTCCTCATCGCCGCCGGTGCCGTAGTGGCGTCGTCCATTTCCCGCAATACGGCGGCAGAGGCAGCCATCCCGGCGCCCACTCCGGCCGCAGAACTGAAGCTGGGCTACTTCGGAAACCTGACCCATGCCCCCGCCCTGGTGGGCGTGAAGCAGGGGATCCTCGCCCGGAACCTGGGCGACACCAAGCTCAGCACCGAAACTTTCAACGCGGGACCTGCCGCGATCGAGGCCCTGAATGCCGGCGCCATCGACGCCACCTACATCGGCCCGAACCCGGCCATCAACTCGTTCGTCAAAAGCGGCGGGGAGTCCGTGAACATCATTGCCGGCGCCGCCGCGGGTGGTGCGCAGCTGGTGGTGCGTCCCGGGATCACCTCCGCCGCGGACCTGAAGGGCAAGACTCTCGCGTCGCCTCAGCTGGGCGGCACGCAGGACGTGGCGCTCCGCGCGTGGCTCGGCTCGCAGGGTTACAAGACCAATGTGGACGGCAGCGGCGACGTGGCCATTAACCCCACCGAAAACGCCCAGACGCTGAAACTGTTCCAGGACGGAAAGCTCGACGGCGCGTGGTTGCCCGAGCCGTGGGCGTCCCGTCTGGTGCTCCAGGCCGGAGCCAAGGTCCTGGTCGACGAAAAAGACCTCTGGGACGGCTCACTCGCGGGCAAGGCCGGCGAGTTCCCCACGACCATCCTGATCGTAAACAAGAAGTTCGCCGCCGCGCACCCGGACACCGTGAAAGCACTCCTGCGCGGCCACGCCGAGTCTGTGGCCTGGCTGAATGACACACCCGCCGCGGAGAAGACGGCCGTCATCAACGGCGCCCTGCAGGAATCGGCAGGCGCGGCGCTTCCCGCCGATGTCCTTGATCGAGCCCTGCAGAACGTGGTGTTCACGGTGGATCCGCTCGCGGGAACCTTCCCCAAGCTCCTCGAGGACGGGGTGAAAGCCGGCACCACCAAGCAGGCGGACATCACCGGACTGTTCGACCTCCGTGCCCTGAACGAAGTCACCGGGACCGCCGAACGCGTCTCCGCGGCCGGCCTCGGTCAGGACTGA
- a CDS encoding type IV toxin-antitoxin system AbiEi family antitoxin domain-containing protein: protein MDIETFLGTRAGVTRALTLRGAGFSRTSLEKALAAGRIVRIRRGIYSMPREAGVLGLALQHNALLTCLSAAPIYQLWTIHDAGRVHLSPGHKRTPSGTLTHGRCPHPTHPWLPVAGLADVLIHSLRCLPTVESLVMLQCAAQRGDISLDFLRRKLPGNRNARARAVLDMVIPRADSILEVLADYHFGRAGLHVRRHVELPGVGEVDFLIEECLVVETDGDTHLEPRQVKKDRKRNNATLIGGRLGLRFGYDDVVYHPERMVSQVLAVLEQSRQGAFGAR, encoded by the coding sequence ATGGATATTGAGACTTTTCTCGGCACGCGAGCCGGCGTAACCCGGGCCTTGACGCTCCGCGGGGCCGGATTTTCCCGAACTTCCCTCGAAAAAGCACTGGCGGCCGGGCGAATTGTGCGGATCCGACGAGGCATCTACAGCATGCCGCGTGAGGCAGGCGTGCTCGGCCTGGCGCTGCAGCACAACGCTCTGCTGACGTGTCTGTCGGCTGCCCCCATCTACCAACTGTGGACGATACATGACGCCGGTCGTGTGCACCTCAGCCCCGGGCATAAGAGGACACCGTCGGGGACGCTGACCCACGGCCGATGCCCCCACCCGACCCACCCATGGCTGCCGGTGGCAGGGCTGGCCGACGTCCTGATTCATTCGTTGCGTTGCTTGCCCACTGTGGAATCGCTGGTCATGCTTCAGTGCGCGGCCCAGAGAGGCGACATAAGCCTGGATTTCCTGCGGCGGAAACTCCCCGGAAACCGGAATGCCCGCGCCAGGGCCGTTCTGGACATGGTGATCCCTCGGGCGGATTCCATCCTGGAGGTGCTGGCCGACTACCACTTCGGGCGGGCGGGACTCCATGTCCGAAGGCATGTGGAACTTCCCGGGGTTGGAGAGGTGGACTTCCTCATTGAGGAGTGCCTCGTGGTGGAAACCGACGGCGACACTCATCTGGAGCCCAGGCAAGTTAAGAAGGACCGCAAGCGCAACAATGCCACCCTCATCGGTGGACGTCTTGGCCTTAGATTCGGCTATGACGACGTTGTTTATCACCCTGAGCGCATGGTGAGCCAGGTGTTGGCAGTACTGGAACAGTCGCGGCAGGGGGCCTTCGGTGCGAGGTGA
- a CDS encoding CbiX/SirB N-terminal domain-containing protein, with amino-acid sequence MNNPIMIACAHGTSSPQGSAEVNALRAAIAALRPGLDVREAYVDVQQPDLVDVVAGLPEEDKAVVVPLLLSVGYHVKVDIARAVKSRPGSLAAAPLGPDPRLAALLDQRLREAGVTDRDAIVLAAAGSSNPNAAVSVEELAAQLRALRPNRILPAYGASAQPSVPDAVTILRLELAGGAGRGSPPGPWTTAAAW; translated from the coding sequence ATGAACAACCCGATCATGATCGCCTGCGCCCACGGGACGTCCAGCCCACAGGGCTCCGCGGAGGTCAACGCGCTTCGCGCAGCCATCGCCGCCCTGCGCCCGGGCCTGGACGTGCGGGAAGCCTACGTGGACGTCCAGCAGCCGGACCTCGTGGATGTGGTGGCGGGACTGCCCGAAGAGGACAAAGCCGTCGTCGTGCCGCTGTTGCTGAGCGTCGGATACCACGTCAAGGTGGACATCGCCCGCGCTGTGAAAAGCCGGCCGGGGAGCCTGGCCGCCGCGCCGCTCGGCCCGGACCCGCGGCTCGCCGCACTCCTGGACCAGCGCCTCCGGGAAGCCGGGGTGACGGACCGCGACGCGATCGTCCTGGCCGCCGCCGGGTCCTCCAATCCCAACGCCGCCGTCAGCGTGGAAGAGCTCGCCGCCCAGCTCAGGGCGCTGCGCCCCAACCGGATTTTGCCCGCCTACGGTGCCTCTGCCCAGCCCTCGGTGCCCGACGCCGTCACCATCCTCCGACTGGAACTGGCAGGAGGTGCCGGGCGGGGGAGTCCGCCGGGGCCGTGGACGACGGCGGCCGCGTGGTGA
- the cysD gene encoding sulfate adenylyltransferase subunit CysD encodes MSTFLTEETIQVTEAAVSTRLSSLNALESEAIHIIREVVAEFEKPALLFSGGKDSVVMLHLATKAFWPGKVPFPVLHVDTGHNFPEVIDFRDRTVERLGLKLVVGSVQEFIDRGELAERADGTRNPLQTVPLLDAISQNKFDAVFGGGRRDEDKARAKERILSLRDEFGQWDPRNQRPELWNLYNGRHTVGQHVRAFPISNWTELDIWRYIERENIELPGLYYAHDREVFARDGMWRAVGEVSQPLPHEEVIVKTVRYRTVGDMSCTGAVESDAATVSDVVIEVAASTITERGATRADDRISEAAMEDRKKDGYF; translated from the coding sequence ATGAGCACTTTCCTAACTGAGGAGACCATCCAGGTGACTGAAGCCGCCGTATCCACGCGCCTCTCCAGCCTGAACGCCCTCGAGTCCGAAGCGATCCACATCATCCGCGAAGTCGTGGCCGAGTTCGAGAAACCTGCGCTGCTTTTCTCCGGCGGCAAGGACTCCGTGGTGATGCTGCACCTGGCCACCAAGGCTTTCTGGCCGGGCAAGGTCCCGTTCCCCGTGCTGCACGTGGATACCGGCCACAACTTCCCCGAGGTCATCGATTTCCGCGACCGGACGGTGGAGCGGCTGGGACTCAAGCTCGTCGTCGGAAGTGTCCAGGAGTTCATCGACCGCGGCGAACTGGCCGAGCGTGCCGACGGCACCCGTAACCCGCTGCAGACCGTCCCGCTGCTGGACGCCATCTCGCAGAACAAGTTCGACGCCGTCTTCGGCGGTGGCCGCCGCGACGAGGACAAGGCCCGCGCCAAGGAGCGCATCCTGAGCCTCCGCGACGAGTTCGGCCAGTGGGACCCGCGCAACCAGCGCCCCGAGCTGTGGAACCTCTACAACGGCCGCCACACCGTGGGCCAGCATGTCCGCGCGTTCCCCATCAGCAACTGGACCGAGCTGGACATCTGGCGCTACATCGAGCGCGAGAACATCGAGCTGCCGGGCCTGTACTACGCCCATGACCGCGAAGTGTTTGCCCGCGACGGCATGTGGCGTGCGGTGGGCGAGGTTTCCCAGCCGCTCCCGCACGAGGAAGTCATCGTCAAAACCGTCCGCTACCGCACCGTGGGCGACATGTCCTGCACCGGCGCCGTTGAGTCGGACGCAGCCACCGTGAGCGACGTTGTGATCGAAGTTGCCGCCTCCACCATCACCGAACGTGGCGCCACCCGTGCAGATGACCGCATCTCCGAGGCAGCCATGGAAGACCGCAAGAAGGATGGGTACTTCTAG
- a CDS encoding GTP-binding protein: MSTNAILHGTAAELETALPTTLFRFATAGSVDDGKSTLVGRLLHDSKAILADTLDAVARTSADRGFGGAGATGTQAIDLALLTDGLRAEREQGITIDVAYRYFATDQRSFILADCPGHVQYTKNTVTGASTADAVVVLIDARKGVLEQTRRHLSVLQLLRVAHVIVAVNKIDLVDFSESVFREIQADVQQVARELGIGSAELGSADHIDDLLVIPVSALDGDNVVDRSERTPWYDGPALLEVLETLPAADEIDTQLESFRFPVQLVIRPQGALAPDAVAGGLDVEAFRDYRAYAGQITEGSVKVGDSVSVLTPGQAARTTTVTGIDFAGESLQEAFAPQSVAIRLAEEFDVARGDTIAAAGTFPESTADLYAALCWLSPKPLREGAKVLVKHGTRTVQALVRSVSGKLDLATFKLEGASSLELNDIGHAQLRLAAPLPLENYLHHRRTGAFLVIDPLDGNTLAAGLVKDHPGDHEDERYSI, translated from the coding sequence ATGAGCACAAACGCAATTTTGCACGGAACCGCCGCGGAGCTGGAAACGGCCCTGCCCACCACGCTGTTCCGTTTCGCTACCGCCGGATCGGTCGACGACGGGAAGTCCACTTTGGTGGGCCGCCTCCTGCACGACTCCAAGGCGATTCTTGCTGACACGCTCGACGCCGTTGCCCGCACCTCCGCGGACCGCGGCTTCGGCGGCGCTGGCGCCACCGGCACCCAGGCGATCGACCTGGCCCTCCTGACGGACGGCCTGCGCGCCGAGCGGGAGCAGGGCATCACCATCGACGTGGCCTACCGCTACTTCGCCACGGACCAGCGCAGCTTCATCCTGGCCGACTGCCCCGGGCACGTCCAGTACACCAAAAACACGGTGACCGGCGCGTCCACAGCGGATGCCGTCGTCGTACTCATTGACGCCCGCAAGGGTGTCCTGGAGCAGACGCGCCGGCACCTGTCCGTGCTGCAGCTCCTGCGGGTGGCGCACGTCATTGTGGCCGTGAACAAGATTGACCTCGTGGACTTCAGCGAGTCCGTGTTCCGTGAGATCCAGGCCGACGTGCAGCAGGTGGCCCGCGAACTGGGCATCGGCTCCGCCGAGCTGGGCAGCGCGGACCACATCGATGACCTGCTGGTGATCCCGGTGTCCGCCCTCGACGGCGACAACGTGGTGGACCGTTCCGAGCGCACCCCCTGGTACGACGGCCCGGCCCTGCTGGAGGTCCTCGAGACCCTGCCGGCCGCGGATGAGATCGACACGCAGCTGGAGAGCTTCCGCTTCCCGGTGCAGCTGGTTATCCGGCCGCAGGGTGCGCTGGCTCCCGACGCCGTGGCCGGTGGCCTGGATGTTGAAGCCTTCCGCGACTACCGTGCCTACGCCGGCCAGATCACCGAGGGGTCTGTGAAGGTGGGGGATTCGGTGTCAGTGCTGACCCCCGGCCAGGCTGCGCGCACCACCACGGTGACCGGCATCGATTTCGCCGGTGAGTCGCTGCAGGAAGCGTTCGCCCCGCAGTCCGTGGCGATCCGCCTGGCGGAGGAATTCGACGTCGCCCGCGGTGACACCATTGCCGCCGCCGGGACCTTCCCGGAGTCCACCGCCGACCTGTACGCTGCGCTGTGCTGGCTCTCGCCGAAACCGCTGCGTGAAGGTGCCAAGGTGCTGGTCAAGCACGGCACCCGCACCGTCCAGGCGCTGGTCCGCAGCGTCAGCGGCAAGCTGGACCTGGCCACGTTCAAGCTCGAAGGCGCGTCCAGCCTGGAGCTGAACGACATCGGCCACGCGCAGCTCCGGCTCGCGGCGCCGCTGCCGCTGGAGAACTACCTGCACCACCGCCGCACCGGCGCGTTCCTGGTGATCGACCCGCTGGACGGCAACACGCTGGCCGCGGGCCTGGTCAAGGACCACCCGGGCGACCACGAGGACGAGCGCTACTCCATCTGA